A genomic stretch from Orcinus orca chromosome 14, mOrcOrc1.1, whole genome shotgun sequence includes:
- the LOC117199154 gene encoding putative protein FRMPD2-like isoform X2 — protein MTSVPLPGDRLLQVDGVSLCGLTHKQAVQCLKGSGQVARLVLERRGPRTAQQCPSANDRMGDECTAVSLATVLPGRPASSVSATYGPRFEVKLRKNASGLGFSFVQMESERCGHLKNDLVRIKRLFPGQPAEENGAIAAGDIILAVNGRPTEGLDFQEVLHLLRGASQEVTLLLCRPLPGVLPEMDQGWQTPVLSADKEFTRATGTDSEQSPSLDQEDSQRDSASADAGEGLGLRPESFQQATREAQWNQDTERPWATSLTRPRDSYPHLFRLHQEMDASTLATSLENDMRQNCYSVCDIRRLERFSYSSSLTRLSTDIF, from the exons ATGACATCTGTCCCCCTCCCAGGTGACCGGCTCTTGCAGGTGGATGGAGTGAGTCTGTGTGGCCTCACCCACAAGCAGGCCGTGCAGTGCCTCAAGGGCTCTGGGCAG GTTGCAAGACTGGTCTTAGAGAGAAGAGGCCCCAGGACTGCACAGCAGTGTCCTTCTGCTAATGACAGGATGGGAGATGAATGCACGGCTGTTTCCTTGGCAACAGTCTTGCCTGGAAGGCCTGCGAGCAGTGTCTCAGCGACATATG GTCCCAGGTTTGAAGTCAAGCTAAGAAAGAACGCCAGTGGTTTGGGATTCAGTTTCGTGCAGATGGAGAGTGAACGCTGCGGCCATCTCAAGAACGATCTTGTGAGGATTAAGCGGCTCTTCCCGGGGCAGCCGGCAGAGGAGAATGGGGCCATCGCAGCTGGTGACATTATCCTGGCTGTGAACGGAAGGCCCACAGAAGGCCTCGACTTCCAG GAGGTGCTGCATTTACTGCGAGGAGCCTCGCAGGAAGTCACGCTCCTGCTTTGCCGACCCCTGCCAGGTGTGCTGCCTGAGATGGATCAGGGCTGGCAG ACACCTGTGCTCTCAGCAGACAAAGAATTCACCAGGGCAACAGGCACTGACTCAGAGCAGAGCCCCAGCCTAGATCAAGAGGACAGCCAGAGGGACAGTGCCTCCGCAGATGCAGGGGAAGGCCTGGGTCTCAGGCCAGAGTCTTTCCAACAGGCCACCAGAGAGGCACAATGGAACCAAGACACAGAGAGACCCTGGGCCACTTCCTTGACTCGTCCTCGGGATTCCTACCCTCATTTATTCAGACTTCACCAAGAAATGGATGCATCAACATTGGCTACCTCTTTGGAAAACGATATGAGGCAAAACTGCTATTCAGTTTGTGATATCAGGAGACTTGAAAG ATTCTCCTACTCATCTTCTCTAACCAGACTCTCGACAGATATTTTCTGA
- the LOC117199154 gene encoding putative protein FRMPD2-like isoform X1 yields the protein MARTQSLMPRLRPQLSAPPLKGTGSSCPLSPSENNASEIYFVELVKEDGTLGFSVTGGINTSVLCGGIYVKSIIPGGPAAKEGRILQGDRLLQVDGVSLCGLTHKQAVQCLKGSGQVARLVLERRGPRTAQQCPSANDRMGDECTAVSLATVLPGRPASSVSATYGPRFEVKLRKNASGLGFSFVQMESERCGHLKNDLVRIKRLFPGQPAEENGAIAAGDIILAVNGRPTEGLDFQEVLHLLRGASQEVTLLLCRPLPGVLPEMDQGWQTPVLSADKEFTRATGTDSEQSPSLDQEDSQRDSASADAGEGLGLRPESFQQATREAQWNQDTERPWATSLTRPRDSYPHLFRLHQEMDASTLATSLENDMRQNCYSVCDIRRLERFSYSSSLTRLSTDIF from the exons GGTACTGGTTCTTCGTGTCCTCTATCACCTTCAGAAAACAATGCCAGTGAAATCTACTTCGTGGAGCTGGTTAAAGAAGATGGGACACTTGGATTCAGCGTGACT GGTGGCATTAACACAAGTGTGCTCTGTGGAGGTATCTACGTGAAATCCATCATTCCTGGAGGGCCAGCAGCCAAGGAAGGGCGGATCCTGCAGG GTGACCGGCTCTTGCAGGTGGATGGAGTGAGTCTGTGTGGCCTCACCCACAAGCAGGCCGTGCAGTGCCTCAAGGGCTCTGGGCAG GTTGCAAGACTGGTCTTAGAGAGAAGAGGCCCCAGGACTGCACAGCAGTGTCCTTCTGCTAATGACAGGATGGGAGATGAATGCACGGCTGTTTCCTTGGCAACAGTCTTGCCTGGAAGGCCTGCGAGCAGTGTCTCAGCGACATATG GTCCCAGGTTTGAAGTCAAGCTAAGAAAGAACGCCAGTGGTTTGGGATTCAGTTTCGTGCAGATGGAGAGTGAACGCTGCGGCCATCTCAAGAACGATCTTGTGAGGATTAAGCGGCTCTTCCCGGGGCAGCCGGCAGAGGAGAATGGGGCCATCGCAGCTGGTGACATTATCCTGGCTGTGAACGGAAGGCCCACAGAAGGCCTCGACTTCCAG GAGGTGCTGCATTTACTGCGAGGAGCCTCGCAGGAAGTCACGCTCCTGCTTTGCCGACCCCTGCCAGGTGTGCTGCCTGAGATGGATCAGGGCTGGCAG ACACCTGTGCTCTCAGCAGACAAAGAATTCACCAGGGCAACAGGCACTGACTCAGAGCAGAGCCCCAGCCTAGATCAAGAGGACAGCCAGAGGGACAGTGCCTCCGCAGATGCAGGGGAAGGCCTGGGTCTCAGGCCAGAGTCTTTCCAACAGGCCACCAGAGAGGCACAATGGAACCAAGACACAGAGAGACCCTGGGCCACTTCCTTGACTCGTCCTCGGGATTCCTACCCTCATTTATTCAGACTTCACCAAGAAATGGATGCATCAACATTGGCTACCTCTTTGGAAAACGATATGAGGCAAAACTGCTATTCAGTTTGTGATATCAGGAGACTTGAAAG ATTCTCCTACTCATCTTCTCTAACCAGACTCTCGACAGATATTTTCTGA
- the LOC117199154 gene encoding FERM and PDZ domain-containing protein 2-like isoform X3, which translates to MARTQSLMPRLRPQLSAPPLKGTGSSCPLSPSENNASEIYFVELVKEDGTLGFSVTGGINTSVLCGGIYVKSIIPGGPAAKEGRILQGDRLLQVDGVSLCGLTHKQAVQCLKGSGQVARLVLERRGPRTAQQCPSANDRMGDECTAVSLATVLPGRPASSVSATYGPRFEVKLRKNASGLGFSFVQMESERCGHLKNDLVRIKRLFPGQPAEENGAIAAGDIILAVNGRPTEGLDFQVGGHEGCSPVCRLRSATLLSGPPTMGNTLGSRKSHVEPGFGSHKERNWQNILILKFPSQFLTI; encoded by the exons GGTACTGGTTCTTCGTGTCCTCTATCACCTTCAGAAAACAATGCCAGTGAAATCTACTTCGTGGAGCTGGTTAAAGAAGATGGGACACTTGGATTCAGCGTGACT GGTGGCATTAACACAAGTGTGCTCTGTGGAGGTATCTACGTGAAATCCATCATTCCTGGAGGGCCAGCAGCCAAGGAAGGGCGGATCCTGCAGG GTGACCGGCTCTTGCAGGTGGATGGAGTGAGTCTGTGTGGCCTCACCCACAAGCAGGCCGTGCAGTGCCTCAAGGGCTCTGGGCAG GTTGCAAGACTGGTCTTAGAGAGAAGAGGCCCCAGGACTGCACAGCAGTGTCCTTCTGCTAATGACAGGATGGGAGATGAATGCACGGCTGTTTCCTTGGCAACAGTCTTGCCTGGAAGGCCTGCGAGCAGTGTCTCAGCGACATATG GTCCCAGGTTTGAAGTCAAGCTAAGAAAGAACGCCAGTGGTTTGGGATTCAGTTTCGTGCAGATGGAGAGTGAACGCTGCGGCCATCTCAAGAACGATCTTGTGAGGATTAAGCGGCTCTTCCCGGGGCAGCCGGCAGAGGAGAATGGGGCCATCGCAGCTGGTGACATTATCCTGGCTGTGAACGGAAGGCCCACAGAAGGCCTCGACTTCCAGGTGGGAGGCCATGAGGGATGCAGTCCTGTGTGCAGGCTGAGGTCAGCCACACTCCTTTCAGGGCCCCCCACCATGGGGAATACTCTGGGCTCCCGGAAATCACACGTGGAGCCTGGATTTGGAtcacataaagagagaaattggcAGAACATCCTCATATTAAAATTTCCATCTCAATTTTTAACTATCTGA